The following are from one region of the Veillonella nakazawae genome:
- a CDS encoding helix-turn-helix domain-containing protein: MRYSYEFKRKAIELFYQGEWPKTPNGVRTDTFHKLIRDWVKLERLHGSDINKCRGTNKYWSPKEKFELVCQVLSGQGLRSVAIIAGINSGQLYQWVHKYKTLGYNGLINKPKGRPPKDCKMKVPKTISPRELKESEYEELIRLRAENAYIKAENEVIKKEIALREEKEAARLKAKKQRSSKCSANKAIN, encoded by the coding sequence ATGAGATATAGTTATGAATTTAAAAGAAAAGCAATTGAATTATTCTATCAAGGTGAATGGCCCAAGACGCCTAACGGTGTGAGGACAGATACATTTCATAAACTAATAAGAGATTGGGTTAAATTAGAACGACTTCATGGTTCAGACATTAATAAATGTCGAGGGACTAATAAGTATTGGTCTCCAAAAGAAAAATTTGAGTTAGTATGCCAAGTTCTTTCAGGTCAAGGTTTAAGATCAGTAGCTATTATAGCGGGTATTAATTCTGGACAACTGTATCAATGGGTTCATAAATACAAAACTTTGGGATACAATGGTCTTATTAATAAACCTAAAGGACGACCACCAAAGGATTGCAAAATGAAAGTACCTAAGACTATCTCACCTCGAGAACTCAAAGAGAGTGAATATGAGGAACTCATTCGCTTACGAGCTGAAAATGCTTATATTAAAGCTGAAAATGAAGTCATAAAAAAAGAGATTGCCTTGAGAGAAGAAAAAGAGGCTGCGCGACTCAAGGCGAAAAAGCAGCGATCATCAAAATGCTCCGCCAACAAGGCTATCAACTAA
- a CDS encoding nitroreductase family protein: MLFTVNTEVCTRCGLCVADCPTGLLVMSENGPVTGKGGCISCGHCISVCPTLALDSDMTPRKEQIDITKEQKLTPEQAELFLRSRRSIRNYQNKPVPAELIRKVLNVARMAPTATNTQGISYIVVRDKQKLRRIADLVLEWMHLAAKTVPIMRLYARAAQAEVDKGKEYILRDAPALVVAIGSKKDIHRTHDSGHSCLSYAELYAPALGLGTCWAGFFEHAGEAEYKPLLDLLGVPEDKIIAGGILMGYPKVRYRNIVERQPLDVTFDTEE; this comes from the coding sequence ATGTTATTTACCGTCAATACAGAAGTCTGTACACGATGCGGCCTTTGCGTAGCTGACTGTCCGACAGGCTTGCTAGTGATGTCCGAAAATGGGCCTGTAACTGGCAAAGGAGGTTGTATCTCCTGTGGGCATTGTATTTCTGTATGCCCTACACTTGCTCTTGATAGTGATATGACACCACGTAAAGAGCAAATTGATATCACAAAAGAACAAAAATTAACACCAGAGCAAGCTGAGTTATTCTTACGCAGCCGTCGCTCTATTCGTAATTATCAAAATAAACCAGTTCCTGCTGAGCTTATTCGCAAGGTATTAAACGTTGCGAGAATGGCTCCAACAGCGACAAATACACAAGGTATTTCCTATATTGTTGTTCGGGATAAACAAAAGTTGCGCCGCATTGCAGATCTCGTTCTTGAGTGGATGCATTTAGCTGCAAAAACTGTGCCCATTATGCGTCTTTATGCTCGTGCAGCACAAGCTGAAGTGGATAAAGGTAAGGAATATATCTTGCGCGATGCGCCTGCGTTAGTAGTGGCTATCGGTTCTAAAAAGGATATTCATCGTACTCACGATAGTGGTCATTCTTGCTTGTCTTATGCAGAGTTGTATGCACCAGCATTAGGTTTAGGCACTTGTTGGGCAGGCTTCTTTGAACATGCTGGAGAAGCAGAATATAAACCATTATTGGACCTATTAGGTGTACCTGAGGATAAAATCATTGCTGGTGGTATCTTGATGGGCTATCCAAAGGTTCGTTACCGCAATATTGTGGAACGCCAACCATTGGACGTTACATTCGATACTGAAGAATAA